From the genome of Etheostoma cragini isolate CJK2018 chromosome 23, CSU_Ecrag_1.0, whole genome shotgun sequence:
CTGTACAATCAGCCAAATGAGGTTCAGGCAACTGAGAACTTTGTTTAGCCAATGGGTTTTAATGTTTAGCAGTTGAGAATAACTGTATAGTAGGAGAAGGACTGGAAAATGTATAATATTTCCAAAGTACATCAACTTCTGCGTAGGACAGAGTTCAAAGCTGCTGCTTTTGGAACTGATGCTGACGAAAATCACCAGAGGCCTATGTTTTCCATTGCCACCACAAGCCTGTTTTGATTTTCGGTTGAAAATCTCAAACAGGTAATTTCTTGCCCACTGCACACCTTGGTTGAGTTTATCACTCTTTCTGATCACTTGCTTCCAAATTGTTTCAAATGGTGGGATGCTCACCACTGTTGTTTGTCAGATCAGATCTACATTGCATTCAAGCATCCTATGCTTACTTCCTGCATGCTTACTCCCATCATGCTTTATCAGTCTTCTGTCTTTGGTAATCTGCCTGCTTGCCTTGCCCCTTTAgatttgtttgtctgttctgACTAGCTTCAAGTTGCTGAATATAAGCCTCCTCTCCACCAAGCAAAGCCTTCTTTTATTACATTAGTTCTGCTTCAGGAGTTGGCTTTTGGAACTGTCCGCACCTGCGGTGCTGACTGTAggatttcttttgtatttccCCTCCTCTACTGGGAGCAGAAGGCAGATTTGGAAAATGAATAGCAATACTCAGACACTCACCGGGAAAAATGAAATTAACATTTGTTGTCTACGTTAATTCCCAAGACTAAATACTCTGCTATGACAATGACAAAGGCACGCAGTGGTAGAAATGTCAGTTCAGTGTTGACTGTTTGAGAGATGTCTAAAACAAAGTGTGGAAAGACAATAATGGTGAGCAGAGACATACCCCCTTCAAAACATGATGTCAGCATGATGAATGAAAAGTGCTGCGGAGAAATCCCCAATCGATTGTAGGGAAAGACAGCAGGGTAACTGTAGCACAATATCGGTGGAAGTGGCCAGCATGGATTGTGACAATTTTGAAAGGTCAAGTGATGCAAAATGCTCAGTGTCAGTTTGAAAACGTCTGTGACCCCTAGGGGGTTCCCAGAGTTACTATCCTTAGTTGATAActatttttttgaaatgacaaatattttcttcacttgaatccaaaatattaacaaatataaatcaacttatttgtaacaacaacaacaaaaactcagCAAGGATAGGCTTACTATCAGTTCATCctgaggattcactgtgccacatgtatgtttaccATTAAAACTtaattataaaatcatgccaacaattattattttaatagcttagtattctacgCAAAAAAATTTAAGTATTAAGGCTTACGGTTGTCCTTCACATTACTGTAGGACCAGTTTATtcatgcaacttaattttatacaagATGTAATGGGGGTCCCTGCTTCGTCTCTCTTTTGGTTAAAGGGTCTTTGGGTTAAAAAACGTTTAGGACCTCTGTGCTAAGAACAATGAATGGATGATCCAAAAAGAATGATTAATTGATAACCTATTCTCAGGATGTTGGAATTAAAGTTTCTAATTCAGAACATGGCTACTGTGTAATCTCTGTAGTTTCTATTTCCATCTCTATTCTATTCTTGTTGCAGCTCTATTTCAGTAGCTGTCTTCGCTTTCCCTGATGGGTTTGGCAGCTCATTCTACCATTCtgaatttttaaaatcaatctgACGACATTTTTCCATCTATTAGAAAACAAAATTTCAACCATCCTATCGCCTCTTCTTCTCTGTAGCTTTGCTCTTTTCTGCTCGGTTTTGTCAGCTCAAGATGAGcaataaaacaagtaaaacagaCCAGTGTCTGTGTTGAGGTTAAACACTAACTCTTCCTCTAAGTCTTCTGACAGCTTAAACAgcttaaataattcatttatggAGGTGGTAGTTCTGTCCATTATGCAAcaattgaaatgtattttgattCCTGTTACTGGACCTTGAATAATGTATAACATGTTGAACACCATTATTCAAATATAGTTGATCATCCAGTGTTTATTCATATTGGGCTGGGTAAAGAACCTTAATACTTTTGAGTTCAGACCAAATTGTTTCCTAAGTGTGTAGTAGAGTGAATGAAAATTGGGTTGTGGTTAAGGTGTTTATATTCAGCAATCCAAAAATTGATGACAAGCCTTATCAAAAATCAGATGTCACTGTAGAAGACTGTAGGAAAGTAGTCTTATTCTTACTTAGAGAAACATTGCtggttgtaaaatatttgattatGGATACAAAAACTTTAGCACTGCTATTCATTATATGTTGATACAGTGCAATGCTACAAATATGTGTAAATTCAAAGTaggctaaatgtttttttcacgtCTCATCACAATATGGATTAGACTAATTCAGGAAAAGTGGGTAATAGAATTAATATAATTGTTGTCACAACTTGCCAATgtatccaaaaacaaaaattgtataGTTGTTTATTCCTGGATAGTGCTATTCAAAAGCCATACATTACACAGCAAACATACTGTTGATGTCATTAAACTGGAACTACAACGGGAAATTGAAGAAAGTCTGACAAGTAGTGCTTTTACCAGGCTTTCCACGCTCTTGCAGTCAATACCCAATAAGAATTGCTGATGTAAGGACAGCTGACCCTGCTGTCCAATCCACGTACACGCTCTTCCAGCACGTCATGCTAAGGAAGTGTAGACTTGCCGAAGCAGTGGCGTGCGGGCCCTTCACAGCTAGGCTATACCTGGCTCTAACGCTTGTAAACTGTAGGAAAACAAAAGTGCATCAAAGTCTTCCATATTACATGTAGAAAACTGAATCTTTGACAACCTGCGGTCTGATAATGGGAGCAAGTAACAGTACCCGCCGCGTTTCATTTGAGTCAGATGAGAACGAGAATATAACAGTGGTGAAGGGCATACGGGTAGGTGACAGTATTAACAGTAACCTAATACAATACATAGCCTATGTGCTTAGTGTTGAGTAAACCGGTGTGACATGACTTActtaaattatataatttaatacAATGGCGTATTAGGCTGTTTTGGAAATACTAAACTAATTGTTCACAAGCAGCTATGCTAAGTTGTCAATGCAAGGGGATACTGGCAGCAGGTTAAAATAAAAGAGTATACGATTTAACTTTAATAACAGCTGCAGTGACAATGACATTTAGACACAGTACACTTCTCAATGTCCTTTTGGGAATGTTGACGTTGACGTTGACGTTACCAGCCTCGTGCCCTGCTCTCACGCAATGCATGAATGAAACTGACTCGGACTGGACAGGCTGTTGAATCCTAATAAGTCTTTAGCTGGCATGGCTCTGTCTGTTATTACTCAGTAGGCTAAGTGTGGCTATATCTTTTTATGAGGTGTGCTCCTGCTCATGCCAATGCTGTAATGAGGGTGTAAACTGATTGAAAACAAAGCTTTGTCTTCTCCAGTTAAACACAATGGATAGTTTTTCATGTCAACTATTTTTGGAAAGAGCctaattcactttttttctttttttgttaagtgaGAAGATTGGAGATTACTACCTTCACATAAAGACtaaaagcaggaaaaacagCTAGGCCTGGCTTtgttaaaaaattatatatatatatttatatttgttcaatctgaacacaaagaaaaatgtaaaagcgACGAGGTTTGTTAACGGCTTTACAGGAAGTTATTTTAACTATTTGTGTATGAGATATAACGATAGTTTATATTGGACCACTTCTGGAAATGCATCTCATTGTTCTAATGAAACTTTTCTTCCACTCTCTTTTTCAGCTTTCTGAGAATGTCATCAACCGCATGAGAGAACCTGAAGCTCCTCATAAACACCAACAtgcaccctctccacccccttCCATGGCGCCTACCCTCACCCCTTCTCTCCTGCGGCCAGGGCCTCCCCTCTTTGACCCGATCACCTCCTTGCCCTCGCCCCCTCCTCTTGTAGAACCTGTTGCACCTCCAGCAGCTCCATCTGCCACAGAGACTGTGGCTGCACCTCTACCACCTCCTCCTCAACCTCGTACAGAACAGGTAGCAGCACCCACTATAATTGACATGGTGCTCCCATCCTCACCCCCCCCAGCTGCTGCTAATGCTGTTGCAGCTCCTGCTTACGAGGAGGTACCTCCTACCCCTGCTCCTGCTGCTTTTGAGCCAGTTATTTTGCCTCCATCTCTCCCCCCTGCTGCTCCTGTTGCTCCCCTGATTCTTGCTCCCTCCCCTGCCCCAGCGGTGGTGGAAGCAATTGCTCCGCTTGCTCCTCCTCCCCTTGCAATTGAAACTTCTCCTCCTCCCATAAATCAATCCATTGCTTTTACTCCTCCAGTAATTGAACCTGTGGCTCCTCCATGTGTGATTGAACCCATTGCTCCTTCATCTGTGGTTGAACCTATACCACCTCCTCTTTCTGTCAAGATGGAACCCACCCTTAATCCCCCTATTACTGAATCCAAAcccctctctgctcctcctgTTTTCGAGCCTGTCGCCATGCTGCCACCACCCCTGCATCCTTCAGGGGACACTTTGTCCGCACAGTCTGCAGAGCCATTTGCTGCACCATATGCTGCACCTTCCCTGCCTGAGTATACTGCTCCTTGTGAACCAGTTGCACCTCCTTCTCAGCCCCCAGTGACACCAGAATCCCATGCTCCTGTCCCTGAGCCAGTAATAGTGCCTGAGTCAGTTTTGGTcccaccaccacctcctgcTGCACCAGTCGGtgagttttattttagtgtGCTGAAAATCAGTATTTCTAATACATTTCACAAACAAATGATAACATGGAGAAATACATTTAGATTAAGTGCTTTATGACATGTTGTTCAGTAATTGtgtgtatactatatatatatatatatatatatatatatatatatatatatatatatatatatatatattttttttgggtGGTCAAAGTTAGTTTAATTAAGGTTAAGAATTAGAGTAGCTTACCCTCTTGGTATATATGTAGAATGGATGATGGAGTAGTTAGAAAGTAGAGGATTTACTAAatgctttttgaatttttttgtagctttttaaaattttccACTTAtttccattacttttttttttttggaatggaTTTGTGCAGTTGCGgggttttttttaacctaaaagGCAGCTGGGCAAACTTGTGTCTTGTTTCTTCACACAAGAGACAGGGGTGAATtctgaaaaaattgaaaaaatatgaattgtttttgGTAATGGCTCAGTTTATCCTAAAATGCTTCTTCAATAGAATTGGTAAATTAAAAGGCAGAGGTTATAAGGAAATGAGCTGCCAAGGGATTTAATTTTAGTTACGCTACATCACATTTTGATCGTATTTATTGTGTTGTAGTTTACTTTGAGCCACCTTAAGCTTTTTGTCTTTAACTTTTCTTGCAGATTGTAATTACTTGTCACTTTTAAAATGCCCCTCAATGTAGCCTTTGGTCATTCATTGCCATTCCCTAACTTTTAATgaagaaattaattattttgttgtttaatgttaATACATTATGCTGTGATTAGTGGCCTTCCATTCTGCTTTGTTACTGTGGAGTTCAGGCTGTCATGATGAGCCTTCTTCTTCCTGCTGTTTGTAAGAGCACTCAAAATAGTGAGGTCAAACTCATCagtagtttgtatttttataaacaGTTTTAACAATGGATCATATGACAAAGGGGGCGCATTAAATGAAGAAACCACAGAGAGTCATCACCTGACTCTGCAGCTTTACAGTGCTTTTCAGCTCtctcatctgtgttgtttttgggtcaacaggcagctttttttaacaaagaacCCCCTGCACGCTACCTGTTCAGCACCCTATGGCCAACAGACAAAATCTACAACTAGCCGGTGACCATAATGGAGCATTTAGCCACGTAAGAGCCTGAGTAGTTTCTGAGCATCAGTTGGACACTAAAAACTGACCTAACAGGAGATTGAATAGCGGCCTACCATTAACCAGATGACCAGCTATACGTCTCCAGCTATTTGCTAATTATGCTCTGTATTTTCTGGACGCGTAAACTGTTAGCTAACACATTcactttatcaatttaaataatatagaTAATCTGTCAGGGTTGTTTTAAACTTATTGAAGTAAAGAAAGTAGTGATTAGAAacagaaacttaaaaaataatattattttgttgAAGCTTGTTTGAAAGGTCAAGTCTCATTTTTAGGAGAGTCTCTACAATCCCTATTGAAAAGTGCAAAAATACTTATAAACTGAGTTTAACTAGAGTCCATATTTTGTGTGACACCCCTGTCACTATTGATAATATGGTTCAAAGCTTGTGTTTGTAAGgctaaaacacagacaaactcaCTATATCttctcacttctctctctctctctctctctctaagtaAAGGTTTTAGTCCTATTGTCATGTTAGTGTGGGCACACGTCCCTTATATCTTGACATATCCGGCAGAGGACATCTGGATGTTACTTGTTCATTACACTGTACAGAACGGGGCGTGGGTGCTGCTTCTTTAGAAGGTGGTATCCAGGGTGTGGGCAGGCCTCCCCATCCTTGACTGTGCTCAATCAGTAAGGTAATTAAAAAAGGCCAACTCATGCCACGCCGCACTGACTCCAGTGATTAAAACGACACCTCCGCAGTTTCACACAACAAACCACCAGGCCTCATTAGGGGAAGGagggacgtgtgtgtgtgtgtgtgtgtgtgtgtgtgtgtgtgtgtgtgtgtgtgtgtgtgtgtgtgtgtgtgtgtgtgtgtgtgtgtgtgtgtgtgtgtgtgtgtgtgtgtgtgtgtgtgtgtgtgtgtgtgtgagtgagagactTGCATTTGGCAATAGGATAGGTCACTGGATTTTGTGTGAACTACCTGCCTTTTTGTTTGAGCACATTGGTAGCATAATTTGGACAATGATTAGAATTTATTCCTCAATATTGCACTAAAAAACTTCTTTCTTGGTCTGTTTTTCTATTAGCTCTGCGGCCACTTTTAcagcacagttaaaaaaaaaaaatccatgttgAATAAAGTTATTCCTTCCATTGTTTGCACTAATTAGTTTTCAGattaaaagataaaagcaaCAATATCTGacttcattttgtcattttgaggtGTGGAGTGTGAGTGTTCATGTAAGATTACAAATCTACGAATGCATTTCCACTTTAAGTGGTTAGTTATGGATGCTTGTCCTGCCTTTTCTGTTGGAGGACATGGAGTTGtctttccatttccatttttactctttttttttggtaaagaAACACTGATGGAAGTTTTGAGTAGAGCCAAAGATTAGTCTGTGTGCTGATTACAACACAGTCAAGGTTGAACCTCCTACACCTTCTCCAATGTgttataaatattcatattcCAGAGCCCACACACTGCGCTGGACTAATAGCCTGCTTAAAGTCTCCCAGGTGCAGCAGAGAGAATGGGGAAATGGGACAGGCAAAGGAAAACAataggtgtgtgggtgtgtgtgtgagagagagagagagagagagagaaagaaagagtgagagagcaaGTGAGTGAGAAACTTGTGaaatataaaaccttttttttgaaaCTGACTTTTCATGTTATCTTGGGAAATGATTGGTTAAGTCTTTTTTCATAACAAAAGATTGAATTAACAGGAAGGAGTgtgaataaaagagaaaatcagAAATGGCACTTGCCTGCCATAGCTGGAGGCTTGCTCTTggcgtttttttctttttcttctttcctatGTGAACATAGTGAAAGGTGCGTGGTGACTTGACTAAGCGCAAGCTAGAAACGTGAGGAAGTGGTAATGTTACAGATTATGCCCTCCACGCGGGTCCTGGGGTTAATGAAACTTCTGATGAGAAATGCAATTTGCCTTCGTCTATTATCTCCACTGCCAATAGCCTGTGCTCTACCGCCTCGTCTCCTCTATGGGTTTTTCCACAGGGTTTAGTGATTGGTGGAAAAGGATAGGAGGGGGACATGTCTAAAAAGATGATgagtttttaatctttttaacatttacatgtCCTACTCAGGATTGACACTGGCTCTGTCAATCTGGAATTGTCTCTGACCCTAACCAGCTTCCCTCAAGGACCCCAGACAGTGTTTATCATATCAGAACCTGTTCTCCGACTGACCCTGCGGGCCTGCTAGCTATCTGAAGCCTCTCTCTGCAGGGCTGGAGAGGATGTGGGGATAAATGAGGAGTTGCTTAGGCTTGTCTGAACTTAGAGGACATTTAGAATTTTACTTTTCATAGTGCATAGCTAAAGGGTATATGTTTTCAATGTAAGTGTAAAATACTAAAATCCTGATGGAAAAAGTTAATGTGGCAGGATTTGACCTTTGATTTAAAAGGCCACTTCTGCTCATCTACCCTATGTATATTTTGAGGGAATAGTAAGGGATTGTGGGGGGTTTTGTCAAATAGATTCTGCACTGTTGTATAGTTTGTAGTATTTTTAGTGGCCTAAAGCTACTAATTCTCACAAGTTCCATCATGGTAGGAGCCAGCATTATGTTTCAGTACAGCCTTGATGCAGATTGGAGgagatggttaaaaaaaaaggttgcaatattgacaaaatggtCACATGACAGATGTAAGTCCAATCAGGCTCaggtttttattacaatttCTTAATAAGAGAAAATCTGGCACTTTGACTGTTAAATGCTTTGCTGTGTTTAACTACTAGCTcctaactttgtctgttttagtcaTCTGGGTTATCTACAAATGCCAAGTCAAAGGTGACTGAATATGTTGTCACCTTTTGTTGACTTTATCACAATATCACGCTATGTCCGGACTAGATGTACATTGCTGTGTCTCTAGTGTACAGGAAACGGTTCTCTCACATTTAGTTAAAGTACACATTTCTGGACGTTTAACTGCCAAATTATTTTTGTAGACCGAAGACAAATCATCTGATGATTTCACATTT
Proteins encoded in this window:
- the chchd3a gene encoding coiled-coil-helix-coiled-coil-helix domain containing 3a isoform X3, with the protein product MGASNSTRRVSFESDENENITVVKGIRLSENVINRMREPEAPHKHQHAPSPPPSMAPTLTPSLLRPGPPLFDPITSLPSPPPLVEPVAPPAAPSATETVAAPLPPPPQPRTEQVAAPTIIDMVLPSSPPPAAANAVAAPAYEEVPPTPAPAAFEPVILPPSLPPAAPVAPLILAPSPAPAVVEAIAPLAPPPLAIETSPPPINQSIAFTPPVIEPVAPPCVIEPIAPSSVVEPIPPPLSVKMEPTLNPPITESKPLSAPPVFEPVAMLPPPLHPSGDTLSAQSAEPFAAPYAAPSLPEYTAPCEPVAPPSQPPVTPESHAPVPEPVIVPESVLVPPPPPAAPVVDEEALRRKITDELYKGLEQDRAKAQQELQAWVAAEKARAEAQAQDDAQSKVQDEVSRILSVERAMAQESIQQAVIRERITTEDERLRAQLYEIGRKAKQLGAREADLKKQDAFYREQVARLEERSAQFYKVTSENYHKAADQVNAKFKRYEAYPVCADLQGQILACYKENIGKTLQCSNIAALYLQCVNNAKQNKLRTGG
- the chchd3a gene encoding coiled-coil-helix-coiled-coil-helix domain containing 3a isoform X4 produces the protein MGASNSTRRVSFESDENENITVVKGIRLSENVINRMREPEAPHKHQHAPSPPPSMAPTLTPSLLRPGPPLFDPITSLPSPPPLVEPVAPPAAPSATETVAAPLPPPPQPRTEQVAAPTIIDMVLPSSPPPAAANAVAAPAYEEVPPTPAPAAFEPVILPPSLPPAAPVAPLILAPSPAPAVVEAIAPLAPPPLAIETSPPPINQSIAFTPPVIEPVAPPCVIEPIAPSSVVEPIPPPLSVKMEPTLNPPITESKPLSAPPVFEPVAMLPPPLHPSGDTLSAQSAEPFAAPYAAPSLPEYTAPCEPVAPPSQPPVTPESHAPVPEPVIVPESVLVPPPPPAAPVVDEEALRRKITDELYKGLEQDRAKAQQELQAWVAAEKARAEAQAQDDAQSKVQDEVSRILSVERAMAQESIQQAVIRERITTEDERLRAQLYAKQLGAREADLKKQDAFYREQVARLEERSAQFYKVTSENYHKAADQVNAKFKRYEAYPVCADLQGQILACYKENIGKTLQCSNIAALYLQCVNNAKQNKLRTGG
- the chchd3a gene encoding coiled-coil-helix-coiled-coil-helix domain containing 3a isoform X1, with the protein product MGASNSTRRVSFESDENENITVVKGIRLSENVINRMREPEAPHKHQHAPSPPPSMAPTLTPSLLRPGPPLFDPITSLPSPPPLVEPVAPPAAPSATETVAAPLPPPPQPRTEQVAAPTIIDMVLPSSPPPAAANAVAAPAYEEVPPTPAPAAFEPVILPPSLPPAAPVAPLILAPSPAPAVVEAIAPLAPPPLAIETSPPPINQSIAFTPPVIEPVAPPCVIEPIAPSSVVEPIPPPLSVKMEPTLNPPITESKPLSAPPVFEPVAMLPPPLHPSGDTLSAQSAEPFAAPYAAPSLPEYTAPCEPVAPPSQPPVTPESHAPVPEPVIVPESVLVPPPPPAAPVVDEEALRRKITDELYKGLEQDRAKAQQELQAWVAAEKARAEAQAQDDAQSKVQDEVSRILSVERAMAQESIQQAVIRERITTEDERLRAQLYEIGRKAKQLGAREADLKKQDAFYREQVARLEERSAQFYKVTSENYHKAADQVNAKFKRYEAYPVCADLQGQILACYKENIGKTLQCSNIAALYLQCVNNAKQNDKHVHAPSWTDITS
- the chchd3a gene encoding coiled-coil-helix-coiled-coil-helix domain containing 3a isoform X2, coding for MGASNSTRRVSFESDENENITVVKGIRLSENVINRMREPEAPHKHQHAPSPPPSMAPTLTPSLLRPGPPLFDPITSLPSPPPLVEPVAPPAAPSATETVAAPLPPPPQPRTEQVAAPTIIDMVLPSSPPPAAANAVAAPAYEEVPPTPAPAAFEPVILPPSLPPAAPVAPLILAPSPAPAVVEAIAPLAPPPLAIETSPPPINQSIAFTPPVIEPVAPPCVIEPIAPSSVVEPIPPPLSVKMEPTLNPPITESKPLSAPPVFEPVAMLPPPLHPSGDTLSAQSAEPFAAPYAAPSLPEYTAPCEPVAPPSQPPVTPESHAPVPEPVIVPESVLVPPPPPAAPVVDEEALRRKITDELYKGLEQDRAKAQQELQAWVAAEKARAEAQAQDDAQSKVQDEVSRILSVERAMAQESIQQAVIRERITTEDERLRAQLYAKQLGAREADLKKQDAFYREQVARLEERSAQFYKVTSENYHKAADQVNAKFKRYEAYPVCADLQGQILACYKENIGKTLQCSNIAALYLQCVNNAKQNDKHVHAPSWTDITS